Genomic window (Candidatus Methanoperedens sp.):
AGCCTTGTGCGCGAAAGTATTGATATTCTCTCAAAATCACGATACTTTGGCAGCAAAAATAAACTGCTTGACGAAGCGGTCAGAACTTTACTGGAAGTCAAGCCTGCCCTGAAAATAGAAATCGCTCTTGAACTTTATAAAAAAGGTACTGTCTCTTTAAGCAGGGCTTCAGAAATTGCAGGCGTATCGACTCAGGGATTTAAAGAAATACTTGCAAGCAGGGGCATGGTCAGGGTTATCAAAGCCCCTTCCAGGGAAAAAATCAAAAAAGAAGTTAAACTGATATTACACGGATGAAAATGCCAGTCATCTTCGATGCAGACATTCTCAGCACATTTGCAAAAACCGACACTTTATTGTTGTTAAAAAAGCTCTTCTCAAAACACGATGTTTACATAACCCCTAAAATTTATGAAGAACTCAGCGTTCCTCTGGATTATGGTTACTCTTTTCCATTGAAAATATTTGAACAGTTCAAGATTCTATATCCAGACGAGGAAGAGCAGAAAACGTATCGTGGATTTATAAAAGCCAATCGGCGCCTTGGAAGAGGCGAACTGGAAGCAATCTCCATTTGCATGAACCGGAAATATTATTTCTCGTCAATGGATGAAGTTGCCATATCATTCGCAGAAGTCAATGATGTTACAACAATAAGTTTGCATTCAATTTTAAGATCATTCTGGGAGTCTAAGATTTTAACTAAAAAAGAAGTGCAGGAACTAATATCTGAAATTGAGCAAAAAGATAATACAAGAATCAAGGATACTCAAAGGATTCTTCAATGAGATATGAGATGTCTGTTTAACTCGTGTCTTACAAAGACTAATGCTAAGTATAAGGAGAAACACTCAGAATTAACAATAACATGACCCCGAAAGTCCTCGTCCTCACAGGCTACGGCATAAACTGCGATATGGAGCTTGCGCACGCCTTCAGGCTTGCCGGTGCGGATGCAGAGCGCGTCCATCTCACCGACCTTATCAATGGCACCCCGAAACTCTCGGATTTTAATATTGTGGCGCTCCCGGGCGGCTTCTCCTTCGGGGATGATATTGCCTCGGGCAAGGTGCTTGCCAACATGCTCAAATACAATCTGGGCGCGCAGATTCAGGAATTCATAGATGCAGGAAATCTTATTATCGGCATCTGCAATGGTTTCCAGGCAATGGTAAAGATGGGGCTTCTGCCTGCTTTTGATCGGGATTATGCCGCGCAGGAAGTCACCCTCACTTTCAATGACTCGGGAAGATTCGAGGACAGGTGGGTGCACCTTAAAGCCAATAAAAGCTCAAAGTGCCTTTTTACGAAGGGAATAAACAGCATCTACCTTCCAGTACGACACGGCGAGGGGAAGTTCGTGGCTAAAAACCCGCAGGTGCTTGCAAGATTGAAAAAAAATAACCACATTGTATTCCAGTATGTGGACAGAGAGGGAACCTCTGGCGGATATCCGTTTAATCCCAACGGCTCTGTGGATAACATCGCAGGGATATGCGACGAGACCGGGAGGGTTTTCGGGATGATGCCGCACCCGGAAGCCTTCACGCACAGGACAAACCACCCGGCATGGACAAGGGAGGAGCTGCCTGAGGAAGGGGCAGGGGTGGCGATATTCAGGAATGCTGTGGAGTATGTGAGGGAGAGGTTATAAATTCCCAGTTTTTCGTCGCAAGCTTCATTATTGATTAACACATCATTTGCTTTAGATGACTGTCTTAGATGGATACCTGGAATTTTTTGATACGGCAGAGGATCCGAATCTCCATGCGTCCAAACAAAAGGACGGCATGTTCTTTATTTTTCGTTCAATAGAGGCATGGAAAGAGGAAAAGTGCAAGGATGAGGACATCCCGGCGAAAGAACTGGTGCTCAATGAGTTCACAAGGAACAGGTTTCTTGCTCATCCATAATCTCTTTTACAATCAATTATATATATTAATAAATTCATTTCTCCATAGTAGCGAGGAAACGAATGGGCAAAGTAAAAACTGCTATTCCAGGGCTTGATGAATTAATCGAAGGAGGATACGTTGAGAACGATGTCATCATTGTGACAGGCGGTCCGGGGGCAGGCAAGACAACATTCGGGATACAGTATCTGGTGGGCGGGGCAATGAATTATAACGAGCCCGGGGTGCTTGTTGTAATGGAAGAAACCCCATCCAGGATGATCCGGGATATGTGGAGATTCGGCTGGGATATTGAGAAACTGGTAGCCCAGAAAAAAATAAAGATAATATATGCTGACCCGTTCAAGTATACAAAATTTGTAAAAACGCCAGACAGCAGTCCTCTGGGTATTGTAGCCGCAACCAAAAATGTTGGGGAAATCTTCAAGCAAATTCAAACCGAGGTTGAATCAATAAAAGCAAAACGGGTTTTCATCGATTCCATAACATCCGTTAAATTAGCCTCGGAAGAAAGAGACGTCAGGCAGATTGTGTCCGAGTTCATCAAAAACCTTGAATTTCTTGATTGTACCACCCTCATGACAAGCGAGATACAGGACACCGAACTGTTCAGTGTTGAAGAATATCTTTCATCAGGAGTTATCAGGCTGCATGTTTTCAGGGTAGGTGGAAGCAGGGTAAGGGCAATCGAAATATTAAAGATGAGAGGCGTCAAGCATGATGAAACCCTGCATCCCTACGACATTCAGGAAAAAGGTATCGTTATCCATCCCGCCGAAACCGTGATGATTGATGACGTCAACCTTTTAGAGACAGTGGGCGCGAAATAACATTTGGAGAATCAAATGCAGCTTGATTATGACGAGATAGTCCAGAAATATGAAACATATATTTTCAACACCTACACGCGCCAGCCAATAGCAATAAAAAGCGCACGTGGCGCCGTGGTGACTGACGTTGATGGAAAAGAATACATAGACTGCGTTGCCGGCATAGCTGTGAATAATGTTGGTCACTGCCATCCTTCGGTTGTAGAAGCAATAAAACGGCAGGCTGAGCAGTTAATCCATGTTTCAAACCTTTATTATACCGAACAGCAGGCGACTCTCGCCGAGGAGCTTGTCAAAATCACAGGCATGGATCGCGTCTTTTTCTGCAACTCAGGAACTGAAGCTGTCGAAGGTGCGCTGAAACTTGCCCGCAAAGCCTCGGGCAAAAAGGAATTCATTGCCACGGAGAACGCTTTCCATGGGAGGACAAGGGGGGCTCTTAGCGTCACGCACAAGGAAAAATACCGAAAACCATTTGAACCGCTTGCGCCTGCGGTATTCGTGCCGTATAACGATGCCGAGGCTGTAAGAACCGCCATCAATGAAGACACAGCAGGCGTGATACTTGAGCCCATACAGGGCGAGGGCGGAGTGATAATCCCTTCTGATGACTATCTTAGAGAAGTGCGGGAGCTGTGCGATGAAACAGGCACGTTATTGATACTGGATGAGGTGCAGACAGGCTTCGGCAGGACAGGAAAATGGTTCGCAAAAGAGCATTCTGGCATCAAACCCGATATCATGACAACAGCTAAAGCCATGGGCGGAGGTTTTCCCATGGGAGCGATGCTGGCACGCGAAGATGTGGCATCAAATTTCGGGCGTGGCGACCATGCCTCCACCTTCGGCGGCACCCCGCTTGCATGTGCGGCTGCACTTGCAAATATAGATGTCATCAGGAAAGAAAAGCTTGTGAAGAGGTCAGAAGAACTGGGGAATTACCTCATCAAAAAACTGGAAAGCCAGAACAAGGATTATGTCAAGGAGATACGCGGCAAAGGATTAATGGTGGGTGTGGAGCTCACAATAAAGTGCGATGAGATTGTAAACAAAGCAAGGGAGAGAGGCGTTCTTCTCAACTGCACATCGGAATCGGTGCTGCGTTTTGTTCCTCCTCTCACCATCACAAAGGAACAATTAAATATTGCAGTATCGGTGCTGAATGAGATTTGAAAGGCTTCTGCGCCCCTCGGTGAAAGATATTAACGAGTATGTTGCCGGAAAATCCATCGAGGAGATAGCAAAAAAATACGGGCATTCTCCTGAGAAGATAATAAAACTCGGCTCAAACGAAAACCCTCTTGGAGCTTCACCTCTTGCGGTAGCGGCTATTCAAGAAAATGCCGGAAAAGTCAACATATACCCGCCGAAGGATGCCTTTGAATTAAGATATGCGCTCTCTCTCTACACGGATTATCCTGTAGATAATATCGTGGTCTCGGGGAACGGCATGGACGGGATACTCGATACTGTGATGAGGCTTTTCATGCCGCCCGGGGCAGAGGCGGTAATACCAATACCCACTTTTTCCTATTATGAAATCGCAACACTTGCAAACGGGGGGAAACCTGCGTTTACAACAAGGGGAAAGGATTTTGAGATAACAGCAGGAAATATTCTTAGTAAAGTAAATAGCAACACAACGATGATATTTCTCTGCTCACCCAACAATCCTTCAGGAAACGCCCTGCCCGAAGAGGATGCAAGAGAGATTCTGGAATCGGTTAATGCCATTGTATTCATAGATGAAGCGTATGCTGATTTCTCAGAGAACAACCTCACGGGACTTGTGAGAGAATACGATAATCTTATAGTGGGGCGAACTTTCTCAAAAGCATTCGGGCTTGCCGGGATGCGCATGGGTTATGCGCTCGTACCCGGATGGCTCTGCAGGGAATATATGAAAGTCATGACGCCGTTCTCTGTGGATGTTTTGTCACTGGCTGCCGGCATAGCGGCTTTGAATGATACGGAACACCTGAGGAAAACCATTGAAACCGTGAAGAAGGGGCGCCTCCAGCTTTCTCGAGGACTTGAATCCCTCTGCAAGGTTTATCCCTCAGAGGCGAATTTTATCCTTATAGACGTGTCGTCCAGCACTGCAAAGGAGGTTTCTGAATCTTTGCTGAAGAAGGGTATAATCGTTCGCGACTGCACTTCGTTTCGGGGGGCAGGGCAATCCCTTATCAGGATAACCGTGGGTACGAAGGAGCAGAACGCAAGGGTCATTGATGCCCTCTGCAAAATTTTATGATTATGTTTAATAAACTCTGCGCTCTTTGCGTCTTTGCGGTGTTTGCTTTTATTCACCGCAGAGGCGCAGAGGTCGCAAAGCGGGGTGTAGGTTTATGATTATCGCTCTCTCGGGTACTCCTGGCACCGGAAAAACCACGGTTTGCGGCATCATAAGCGAGCATTCGCAGTACAGGAAGCAGTACAGTATTATCGACCTGAACAAACTTGTTCTCAATGAAAAGCTTTACTCGGGGAAGGATGAGGTGCGGGACACATACATTGCGGATATGGATAAACTGGAGGAGCGGGTGAAACAGATAATCAGCCGGACTCCAGGCATGGATGTCATCATGGAAGGACATCTTTCTCACCTCCTGCCTGCCGATGCCATAATCGTGCTCAGGGCGCATCCAGTGGCTCTGAGGAAGCGGCTTGGAAAAAGAAAGGACTATTCGTTTGCGAAGGTGAAGGAAAATGCCGACGCTGAGGCGCTGGATGTCATACTTGTGGAATCATCGGAAAGACAGGACAAGGTCTTTGAGATAAATACCACGGATATGAATCCTCTTGCGGTTGTTAAATCCGTTGTTTCGATTATAGAATCCTTGAAGCAGGGGAAAATTCCCGAGGAGTTTTTACCTGGAAAGATTAACTGGATAGAACAGGTTAGTTAAGTCACCACGTTTCCATGTGAACCACCCTGTCCAGACCCATCCTGGGCGGCGCAGCGGGTGCTTCATCCGCATATCCCACTGGTATTATAGCCACTGGTCTTGTTTTATGGGGAATACCGAGCATCTCGCTTACCGCGTTTTCATCGAAGGCGCCGACCCAGCATGTCGCCAGCCCCATGGAATGCGCTGCAAGAAGCATGTTCTCCACGCCCGCTGTGGCATCCTGAATCCCATAAAGCTCTCCCCTTGATCTATATATGCGGGATGACCGCTCGATATTCGCGACGACCACGATCACAACAGGCGCCTGCTCGATGAACGACTGCCCGAGGGCAGCTTCTTTTAACTTCTGTTTTGATATTTTATTGGACACGACTATGAAATCCCGCGCCTGAAGGTTTCCGGCTGACGGTGCCATCTGGGCTGCTTTCAGAAGTTCTTCGATTATCTCCTTTCCAACCGCGCGGTCTTTGAATTTTCTGACAGACCGCCTCCCGTTAATAGCTTCCATGCAATCCATACACAAACCACCAATGGTAATTGTTATTGATAGTATTTAAACTCAGGCAAGTTTTGTCTGCTGGAATCTTGCCTTTAAGCCATCAAGGTCGATTAACTCGTTTATGATATCTATAAGAACCTCATTCCCCTTTACCAGAACCTCGCTGCCATCGCTTATCTCAAATGCAGGGTCGTCGTAAGGTATTTTGACGCGGGTAACCGATGCTCTGTAATCCTTGACGCGGGGGTCCTTTGATTCCTTCACAGCACCGCTTTTCCGTGCTTCAATTCCCAGAAGCCCGAGTTCGTATTTGAAACATGGTCTGTGGAACAGCGAGGAAAGTATAAAAACTGCAATTTCCAGCCTCTCAGAAATATCAATCCCTTTCAGATGCTCTTTTACGATGCTATATATATCCCGCTTCACATTCATTTTGAGCGTATAGACCTTTGAGGGCGGGATATCCGTCTCCTCGACATGACCCATGTCATACAGTGCGCGGAGGTATCCAGTGAGTATCAATCTGTGATGGTCGTGTCCGTTTTTTTTCAATTCCCTCGCTATGCTGCTTATGGACATCTGCCTGCTCGCAAGTATTCCTGTGAGGGTATCGTAGAACTCAGACATCGGTATAAGATTTGGTAATAGACCTGATAAAGGTTTTGATACATGCCCAAAGCGCAAAGTGCAGCAATATCTTTATATAACATAAACCCTACATCTGTTTCCCCTCAAATTTATGAAAAAAGAAGCGCTCCTAGCGGAATCCAGAGACCCTGCTTTTCGAGACCTTATTTTAAAAACACCTGTAGGTGAGAAAATTCCAACTTGCATGCAGTGCGGCATCTGTGCCGGCTCATGCCCGGTAAGCCATGAGATGGACTACACGCCACGTGAGCTTGTGCGGATGGTACAGCTCGGTCTTAAACAGGAAGTGCTGAACAGCAACACTATCTGGATATGCACCACCTGCTTTTCATGCTCTGTGCGCTGTCCCAGGGGAATTCGCCCGACTGAACTCATAGAGGCGCTCCGACCCATCGCCATAGCGGAAGGGGTAAAGAACAAAAATGCCAGATTCGATAGCATCTTTTCAGGCGTGGTAGGGAAAAACGGGAGAGCTTCGGAATTTCTGTTGATCTCAAAATACAGCCTCAAAGAGCCGGAAATGATTAAACAGGTTCCCTTCGGGCTCAGTCTTTTCGCAAAAGGAAAACTCCCGCTGTCTATCGATAAGATGGAAGATACGCAAGAGTTAAAAGCGATTTTTAAAATGGCAGGGAAAAAGCAGGAAGGCGAATCAAAAGAAAAAGAGAAGACTCAAGAAATACCCCAACCGCAAGAGGGAGCTGAAAAATGAAGTATTCCTATTACCCGGGGTGCGCGCAGCACGGAACCGCTGTGGATTACCGCATGTCAGTGGATGCTGTATTTCGCCGCCTCGGCATCGAGCTTGAGGAGATCAAGAACTGGAACTGTTGCGGCGCCCTCCATGTTCCTGACAGAACCACAAGAGTTGCCCTGTCTGCAAGAACTCTTGCCTCAGCAAAAGGTCTTGACATGGCAACGCCGTGCAACCTCTGCTATTCAAACCTGATGCGCACCCGGTCCGCACTTGAAGAGAGCACTCTTAAAAACAGGATTAATGAAGCCCTTACTGTCAAATACGACGGCAATACAAAACCAAAACACCTTCTTGAAGTGATAGTAAAAGATTTCGGACTTGCGAAACTGGCTGAACAGGTCAAAATCCCATTAAAGATTAAAGCTGTGCCTTATTACGGCTGCCTGCTCACGCGACCTGAGAACAAGTTCGACAGCCCGGAGAACCCAAAGTCGCTGGATAACCTTATCGCAAGCATCGGAGCGGAACCGGTTAAGTATTATTATAAGACAAAATGCTGCGGCGGTCCTGTACTGCTTACCAACGAGGAATTGGCTCTTAGCCTTGCAAAGGATATACTCGTGATGGCAAAGGAGTCGGGCGCAGACT
Coding sequences:
- a CDS encoding UPF0175 family protein → MTESLVRESIDILSKSRYFGSKNKLLDEAVRTLLEVKPALKIEIALELYKKGTVSLSRASEIAGVSTQGFKEILASRGMVRVIKAPSREKIKKEVKLILHG
- a CDS encoding adenylate kinase family protein, whose protein sequence is MIIALSGTPGTGKTTVCGIISEHSQYRKQYSIIDLNKLVLNEKLYSGKDEVRDTYIADMDKLEERVKQIISRTPGMDVIMEGHLSHLLPADAIIVLRAHPVALRKRLGKRKDYSFAKVKENADAEALDVILVESSERQDKVFEINTTDMNPLAVVKSVVSIIESLKQGKIPEEFLPGKINWIEQVS
- a CDS encoding 4Fe-4S dicluster domain-containing protein; the encoded protein is MKKEALLAESRDPAFRDLILKTPVGEKIPTCMQCGICAGSCPVSHEMDYTPRELVRMVQLGLKQEVLNSNTIWICTTCFSCSVRCPRGIRPTELIEALRPIAIAEGVKNKNARFDSIFSGVVGKNGRASEFLLISKYSLKEPEMIKQVPFGLSLFAKGKLPLSIDKMEDTQELKAIFKMAGKKQEGESKEKEKTQEIPQPQEGAEK
- a CDS encoding AAA family ATPase, with product MGKVKTAIPGLDELIEGGYVENDVIIVTGGPGAGKTTFGIQYLVGGAMNYNEPGVLVVMEETPSRMIRDMWRFGWDIEKLVAQKKIKIIYADPFKYTKFVKTPDSSPLGIVAATKNVGEIFKQIQTEVESIKAKRVFIDSITSVKLASEERDVRQIVSEFIKNLEFLDCTTLMTSEIQDTELFSVEEYLSSGVIRLHVFRVGGSRVRAIEILKMRGVKHDETLHPYDIQEKGIVIHPAETVMIDDVNLLETVGAK
- a CDS encoding CoB--CoM heterodisulfide reductase iron-sulfur subunit B family protein, with product MKYSYYPGCAQHGTAVDYRMSVDAVFRRLGIELEEIKNWNCCGALHVPDRTTRVALSARTLASAKGLDMATPCNLCYSNLMRTRSALEESTLKNRINEALTVKYDGNTKPKHLLEVIVKDFGLAKLAEQVKIPLKIKAVPYYGCLLTRPENKFDSPENPKSLDNLIASIGAEPVKYYYKTKCCGGPVLLTNEELALSLAKDILVMAKESGADCIVVTCPMCHLQLDAKQKAVESKYNIKLEMPVIYFTQLIGLAMGFPASELGLDKHLVPADKLIAKIGK
- the purQ gene encoding phosphoribosylformylglycinamidine synthase I, whose product is MTPKVLVLTGYGINCDMELAHAFRLAGADAERVHLTDLINGTPKLSDFNIVALPGGFSFGDDIASGKVLANMLKYNLGAQIQEFIDAGNLIIGICNGFQAMVKMGLLPAFDRDYAAQEVTLTFNDSGRFEDRWVHLKANKSSKCLFTKGINSIYLPVRHGEGKFVAKNPQVLARLKKNNHIVFQYVDREGTSGGYPFNPNGSVDNIAGICDETGRVFGMMPHPEAFTHRTNHPAWTREELPEEGAGVAIFRNAVEYVRERL
- the hisC gene encoding histidinol-phosphate transaminase, with amino-acid sequence MRFERLLRPSVKDINEYVAGKSIEEIAKKYGHSPEKIIKLGSNENPLGASPLAVAAIQENAGKVNIYPPKDAFELRYALSLYTDYPVDNIVVSGNGMDGILDTVMRLFMPPGAEAVIPIPTFSYYEIATLANGGKPAFTTRGKDFEITAGNILSKVNSNTTMIFLCSPNNPSGNALPEEDAREILESVNAIVFIDEAYADFSENNLTGLVREYDNLIVGRTFSKAFGLAGMRMGYALVPGWLCREYMKVMTPFSVDVLSLAAGIAALNDTEHLRKTIETVKKGRLQLSRGLESLCKVYPSEANFILIDVSSSTAKEVSESLLKKGIIVRDCTSFRGAGQSLIRITVGTKEQNARVIDALCKIL
- a CDS encoding acetylornithine transaminase, with amino-acid sequence MQLDYDEIVQKYETYIFNTYTRQPIAIKSARGAVVTDVDGKEYIDCVAGIAVNNVGHCHPSVVEAIKRQAEQLIHVSNLYYTEQQATLAEELVKITGMDRVFFCNSGTEAVEGALKLARKASGKKEFIATENAFHGRTRGALSVTHKEKYRKPFEPLAPAVFVPYNDAEAVRTAINEDTAGVILEPIQGEGGVIIPSDDYLREVRELCDETGTLLILDEVQTGFGRTGKWFAKEHSGIKPDIMTTAKAMGGGFPMGAMLAREDVASNFGRGDHASTFGGTPLACAAALANIDVIRKEKLVKRSEELGNYLIKKLESQNKDYVKEIRGKGLMVGVELTIKCDEIVNKARERGVLLNCTSESVLRFVPPLTITKEQLNIAVSVLNEI
- a CDS encoding nitroreductase family protein; its protein translation is MDCMEAINGRRSVRKFKDRAVGKEIIEELLKAAQMAPSAGNLQARDFIVVSNKISKQKLKEAALGQSFIEQAPVVIVVVANIERSSRIYRSRGELYGIQDATAGVENMLLAAHSMGLATCWVGAFDENAVSEMLGIPHKTRPVAIIPVGYADEAPAAPPRMGLDRVVHMETW